CGAGCTGTCGGGCGGCATGAAGATGCGCGTCTCCATCGCGCGCGCCATCGCGGCCGGGCCGAAACTGCTGCTGATGGACGAGCCGTTCGCGGCACTGGACGAGCTGACGCGCCAGGCGCTCAACGACGACCTGCTGGCGCTGTGGGCCGACGACGGGCTGACCGTGATCTTCGTCACCCACAGCGTCTATGAGAGCACGTATCTCTCGTCGCGGGTGGTGGTGATGACGCCGCGGCCGGGACGCGTCGCCGCGGACCTGACATTGGCGCCGCCGCCGGGGCGCGACGAGACCTATCGCCTGACGCCGGACTTCGCGCGCGACGCGGGCCTTGTGTCGGCGGCGCTGAAGGGCGCGATGGCGGCATGAACGGCGGCGGTCACTTCGCGCGGCTGCGCTTCGCCGCCGCCGGCTTGCGGCGCTTGACGACCTTCAGCAGCGCGTCGTTGATGCGCCCCTGCCAGCCAGGGCCGTCCTCCTTGAAGGAATCGACGATCACCGGATCCAGCCGCAGCGTGACATGCTCCTTGGGCCGCTCCAGCTTCGGGCGCCCGAGCCGCTTGCGCAGCCGCGCCGCCGCCTCGATCAGCTCGGGCATCACCTCGCGCACGGGACGGGCGAGGCGGAAGTCTTCTTCCGTCCATTCGGGGCTGTCTTCGTCCGGCACGCCATATTTCGGCGGCCAGTTCTTTTTACGCTCCATAGAATTTTCTCTCTTTTCTGTTGGCCGGCCGGAAGCTGACGATGCGTATGGCCGATCCGCGCGGCGTGAAGGTCACCTGAAACAGGCGGCCATCCCACAATGCAAAAGCCTGAAACCGCGCTTCGCCATAGTCGATCCGGCGATCAGGGCGAATGATGGCGTTGTCCCAGTCCAGATGAGTCACCTCGGTGAAATCGAGACCGTGCTTCAGCAGGCTCAACTCCCGCTTGGCCTCGTCCCATTCGAATTCCCTGGTGTAAATGTAGCACGAAAACCCTTGGCGTCAACTATTTTCGTGCTACAGAAAATATGGCTTCCGGCATGAACGCGGCGCTCAAATACGGTCTTCCCGCCCTGCTCGGCATCGCGGTGCTGGCGCTGTGGCAGTATGGGGTGCGGGCTTCTGGCGTCTCGCCGCTGGTGCTGGCGGCGCCGAGCGACATCTGGGCCGCGTTCCTCGCCAATTTCGATACGCTGATGGGGGCGCTGTGGTTCACCGTGAAGATCACCGTGTTCGCCTTCGTGCTGGCGACGCTGGCGGGTGTGGCGATGGCGGTGCTGTTCAGCCAGAGCCGTGTCGTCGAATACGCGCTCTATCCCTATGCCGTGGTGCTGCAGGTGACGCCCATCGTGGCGATCGCGCCCCTGCTGCTGATCTGGTTCAGCTATGAGCGCACCAACGAGGTGCTGATCGTGCTGGCCTGGATCATTGCCTTCTTCACCATCCTGTCCAACACGCTGGTCGGATTGCGCTCGGCGGACCACAACCTGATCGACCTGATGACGCTCTATGGCGCGTCGCGCTGGCAGATCCTGTGGCGGCTGCGCCTGCCCAGCGCCCTGCCCTATCTGCTGGCGGCGATGAAGATCTCGGGCGGGCTGGCGCTGATCGGCGCGGTGACGGCGGAGTTCGTCGCGGGCTCGGGCAACGATCTGGGGCTCGGCTGGATCATCACGCTCGCCGGCCGCGCCAACGATACGGCGGAGGAGTTCGCCGCCCTGGCGCTGCTCTCGACGCTGGGCATCGCGATCCTGTTCGCGATGACGGGGCTGGAATGGCTGCTGCTGCACCGCTGGCACGAGAGTGCGGTGAAGAAGCAGGATTGACACGCGATGTCCAAAGCACCGTTGTCATCCCCGGCTGAGCGATGCGCAGCATCGCGAAGGGAAGGGGACCCAGGCGGGAGAGACTGTGACGGCGTTTGCCGCCTGGGTCCCCTTCCCTCACGTCGCGCGCTTCGCGTGCGACGTTCGCCGGGGATGACAACTGTATTTGAGATGCCCTAACCCGGCCGCTTCATCGGCACCAGGCGCACGGTCGAGGAGCCTTTGGCGAGGACCTCGCCCTTGTCGTTCAGGATGCGGCCTTCGAGGAAGGCGGTCTTGCGGCCCAGGCGCTCGGCCCAGGCTTCGGCGACGATCAGGCCGGGACTGGCCGATTGCAGGAAGCTCACCTTGATCTCGAGGCTCAAGGGCGAGAATTCGAACCTGGTCTGTGCCATCACCAGATGCGCCATCGCGGCGTCGATCCAGCCGGTGACGAAGCCGCCCTGCACGATGCCGCCCGAATGGCAGTGGTCCATGCGGGCGCGGTAGTGGATGACGGCGCGGCCGCTCTCGCCGTGGTCGACGATCTTCTCGAGGCCCAGCGTGGCGCTCAGGGCATGCGGCTTGGCGTCGTGTTCGGTGTCGGCGGTCATGGCAAACTCAGGCGGTGGGCGGCAGGCCGGGATCGGGCGCGGCAATGGTCTGGACACGCACGGGGGCGCTCTCGACCATCAGATACATCGCCACCAGGCTGAGGAAGCTGGCGACGAACAGATACCAGGACGGCGCCATCGGATTGCCGGTGACCTTGATCAGCCAGGTGATCAGAAGCTGGGTCGAGCCGCCGAAGATGCCGATGGCGGTGGCGTAGACGGTCGCGAAGATGCCGCCGCGCACCCGCTTGGGCAGCACCTCGATGAAGGCGACGTAGAAGGCGCCCGAACTGACATTGAGCAGGATCGAGAGCACCGCGGTGCCGAACAGGAGCGCGAAGGTCGAACGCTCGTCCACGATCATCAGGAAGACCGGATAAACCAGCACGAGGAAAATCGCCCGGCTGCCCACCATGATCAGGCGGCGGCCGTAGATGTCCGACAGCAGGCCGCCCGCCAGCGAGGCGATCAGGCCGACCAGACCGTTGACCAGCGTGGCGGAGAAGGACTGCGTCTGGCCCATATGCAGCGTGGTGTGCGCGAAGGTCGTCATGTAGTTCAGCACATAGGTCGCGACCGTCCCGCCGATCAGGACGAAGAGCGCCAGGACGATGGGGCGGATATGCGTGCGGATGCCGTCGAGGAAGGCGCGCGATCCCGGATCGGGCAGATGGTCGGAGGCATGCAGCGTCTCGGGCAGCGAGCGGCGGATATAGAGGCCGAAGGGCAGGGTCAGCGCGCCGAGCAGGAAGGCGATGCGCCAGCCATAGGTGTCGAGCACCTGCGGCGAGAGGGTCTGCGACAGCACCACGCCGACCGTGCCGCCCAGCATCGAAGCGATGCTCTGGCTCGCGCTCTGCCACGAGGCGTAGAGGCCGCGCCGCTTGGCGGGCGCGGATTCGACGAGATAGGCGGTGGTCGGGCCGACCTCGCCGCCCAGCGCGAAGCCCTGGGTCAGGCGCGCGAGCACGGCCAGGATGGGCGCCGCCAGCCCGATCACCGAATAGGACGGGATGAGCGCCAGCGCGAGGATGGCGAGCCCCATCATCGTGAAGCTGATCAGCATGGCGGGGCGGCGGCCGACGCGGTCGGCGTAATGGCCGAGCACGATGCCGCCGATCGGGCGCAGCAGGAAGCCGGCGCCGAAGGTGAACAGCGACAGCATCAGGCTGCCGAATTCGGTGTCGAGCAGGCCGCCCTTGCCGATCGGGAAGAAGGCATGGCCGATGGCCGCGGCGAAGGTCGCGTAGGTCGTGAAATCGTAGAACTCGAGCGCGTTGCCGATCACCGCCGCGGCGACATGGCGGCGCTTGATGGGCGCGGGCTCTGCGGCGGCGATGTCGGACACGGCTTCCCCGGAACGGTGATACGCGACCTTGCCCGATCCGGCGCCCTCAAGTCCATGCGCGAGTCCCGGCCCACCTCCCCCGCATGCGCGAAGCGCATTGGCGGGGGAGGTGCCCGTAGCACCGTCGGGTGCGAAGGGCGGAGGGGGAGACGTTATTGCGTCGACGGCTTGCTCGGCGTGCCGGACGGGACCGAAACCAGCCCGGTCTTCAGCCAGTGCTGCAGCGTCTCGGCGCCGACATAGGGCATCATGTAGGTGCTGCTGCAGATCGCCGGCGTCCAGTGGGCGGTGGAGAGGAAGATCGTCGTGGCGCGCTTCTCGCTGTAGGGGCAGGCGCCGAAGGTCGAGATGTTCCAATAGGAGGTCTGGTAGTTGGCATAGTCGGCGCCGTGGCGCGGGCCGCCGGTCCAGGAGCCGTTGCCGGTCACCCAGTCGCCGTCCGCCGGCCAGCCTTCGAGCTGCATGAAGGTGTTCCATTCGGTGTCGGCGGTCTTGGCGAACAGCAGCGCCTGCACCAGGCCGCTGCCCGGCGCGGCCCATTCGCCATAGGTGTTGCCGTAGTAGAGGCCCGAGGTGTTGACCGTGTTGGTGTAATGCGAATTGCCGATGCAACGATGCTGCAAGCTGCCGGGGATGTTGTCCTTGAAGCGGTTGTAGAGGTCGCGGCTGTTGTTCTTGGGCGAGCTCTTCTGGTTGTCGTAGTCGCTGTCCGCCTGGACGTTCACGAAATGCGCGCCCGCCAGAAGAAGCTGCAGGAAGGTGTCGACGCTGTCCATGTTGAAGCGCGTCGTGCTGCCCGCGTTGAACGGATAGCTGGCATAGCCGGTGAGCTGGTATTTCGGCCCCTCGCTCGTCGCGCTGACATAGGTGAACTGCGGCACATACATGATGCAGGGCGCCTTGCTGGTGTCGGGCTTGGTCGAGTCATGGCTGTCCGGCACCACCAGGAAGTCGGCGAGGAATTCGACGATCGGATAATCGGGGCTGGAGGTCTCCACCGCGACGCCGCTCTGGCCGGGCCAGCAGCGCTTGAGGGCGCCGGCCAGCGCGGCAACCAGATTGCCGGTGTTGTCGCTCGCGAGGTACTGGCCGGAGAAGTCCACCGGCATGTAGGGCGCGGTGCTGCCCTGGTTGAAGCGGCCCTCGAAGGTGGCGCCGCGCAGCGCCGGCTGGAACATCGCATTCACGTAGTCCTGGCAGTTGTTCTTCTGGCCGTAGGGATCGCTCGCCAGCGGCACGACATAGCCGCGCAAGGTGTCGGTGCCATTGGCCTCCGGCGTGTAGACGCCCGCGCCGTCATAGAGGTCGATCGTCGCGTCGATGTCATTGCCGCTGTAAGAATCGGAATCGTTCCAGCCCTGGCAACCGGGATAGCCCGGCGGCGTCTGGACCCCGAGGGAGGGGTCGCCGCTGCTCGGATTGCTGTAGGTCACGGGGAAGCTGACATGGCTGCCGTCGCTCAGCGTGAACTGGCCGGCGCAGGAGCCGCTGTTGTTCTTGGCCTCGACGGTCAGCGAGGCGCCGGGCGCGACGGAAATGTCGACATGGGTCTGGCCGTTCGACATGGCGTAGCCGCTGGGCGTGGGCGAGGAGCCGGACGTCGCCGAACAGTCGTAATTCGTCAGCGTGTAATCGGTGCGATTGTACAACTTGATCGTGATCGAGCGTTCGGACGACATGGCGTTCTCCGTTGACGGCCTGTGGCAAGGGGACGGCGCGGCGGCGCCGGACGCAGAACTTGACGCGGCAGGGTGAGCGGACTTTGCTGGCCGGATGGGCCGCTTGCCGCACGATTTTCAGGACCACTGCCGGCCCGGACGTAGTCTCGCCCGGCGCGGCGCGGCGATCAAATCCCAATTGCGCAGCGCGCGGTGGCCGGCGGGCGCTGCATCGGCTTCGTCGATTCCGAGGTCGCCGCGACGCTCGACCGGAGCAGGGTCGCGGTGGTGCCGCTGGTCCAGCACGTCACCTGGGAGATCAACTTGGTGTGGCGCCGCGACCGGGCGCCCAGCCGGGTGATGACGGCGTTTCTCGATTGGCTGAAGGCAAGGGGTTAGGGCGTCGCCCAGTTTTCGAGCGTGAGGCCCGGGATGGCGGCGAAATCAGCGGTGTTGTCCGTCACGAGTGTTGCGCCGGCCGAGATCGCATGCGCGGCGATCATGCGGTCAAAATCGCGACCCCGCGTCCATCCGCAATCCGCGATGATCCGGCCGTAAGCACGCGCCGCGTTTGCGTCGAAAGCCAGGACGGGCATGGTCATGAGCAAGCCTTGGAGGCGAGCGCGCCGGCTGTCGGCCTCGGGCCCGGATTTGAAGAAGCCGCGCTGCAACTCCGCGAGCACGATGGCCGACAGTTTGACGCTTCCGTCGTACTGCTGGAATTTCTCCAATACGGGCTCGAAACCGTCACGCGCGTAGATGACGGTGTTGCTGTCGAGCATGTAGGGCATGCTCAATCCCAGTCGCGCTCGGGGACCTCGGTACGTTCCAGCAGTTCGATCGTCGAGGGCTTGGGCAGGCGGCGCAGAAGCGCCACCGCTTCCGTGAGACTGCCGATCGCGGGGCGGATGAGGATTTCGTCGCCCGCTCTCGTGATCTCCAACTCGCCGGAATCACCCTCGAACGCCAGTTCTGCCGGGATACGAACAGCTTGGCTGTTGCCGGATTTGAAGTATCGCGTCTTCATGCGGTGTATATACACGGCTATACGTTAAACAGTCAAGAATTGTTGTTTCCAATATTATACAATTCCGATGTGTGATCCATTGAAACTTCCGGCGTGGCGTGTGATCTACCGGCCATGGCAAAGGTCCAGGACCCGCAGATGCTGACCGCGAACCGTCTGGTGGACGGGGACGTGCTTTATTGGAAGGACGGGGGCTGGGTGCTCGCGCTTGCCGAGGGGCAGGTGTTCGCCGATCCGGCGCAGGCCGATGCGGCGCTGGCGGCGGCGAAGGGATTCGTGACGGGCAATGTCGTGGTGTCGCCCTATCTGTTCGACGTGAAGCTGGTCGACGGCAGGGTCCGGCCGGTGAAGGAGCGCGAGATCATCCGCGCCGCGGGTCCGACGGTGCGCAGCGACCTCGGCAAGCAGGCTGGGCAGTTCAATGTATAGATATGACGAGTTCGACGCTCGGTTCGTGGCGGAGCGGGTGGCGCAGTTTCGCGGGCAGGTCGAACGCCGCCTGAAGGGCGAGCTGACCGAGGACGAGTTCAAGCCGCTGCGGCTGATGAACGGGCTCTATCTGCAGCTGCACGCCTATATGCTGCGCATCGCGGTGCCGTACGGCACGCTGAGCGCCAGGCAGATGCGGATGCTGGCGCATGTCGCGCGCACCTACGACAAGGGCTACGGCCATTTCACCACGCGGCAGAACATCCAGTTCAACTGGCCGAAGCTGGTCGACGTGCCGGACATCCTGGCCGATCTCGCCACCGTCGAGATGCATGCGATCCAGACCTCGGGCAATTGCATCCGCAACGTGACGGCGGACCATTTCGCGGGCGCCGCGGCGGACGAGATCGAAGACCCGCGCCCGCTGGCCGAGATCATAAGGCAATGGTCGAGCCTGCATCCCGAATTCGTCTTCCTGCCGCGCAAGTTCAAGATCGCGGTCGGCGGCAGCCCGAAGGATCGCGCGGCGCTGAAATTCCACGACCTGGCGGTCGAGATCGTCAGGAACGATGCCGGCGAGACCGGCTATCGCGTGCTGGTCGGCGGCGGGATGGGGCGCACGCCCTACGTCGCCTATACGGTGAGCGATTTCGTGCCCAAGCCGCAGATCCTCGAATTCCTCGAAGCCGTCATGCGGGTCTACAACCAGTCCGGCCGGCGCGACAACAAGTACAAGGCGCGCATCAAGATCCTCGCCAACGCGCTGGGTCCGGACGAGATGAAGGCGCAGGTCGCGCGGGAGTTCGAGGAGATCAGGAAGAGCGGGACGCTGGCGGTGCCGGCGGAGGAGTTGGCGCGCATCGATGCCTATTTCGCGCCGCCGGCCTTCGAGACTTTGAGCGACGAGATGCCGGACGGCGATGCGGATTTCCGCGACTGGGTGAAGACGAATGTCCATCCCCATCGCGCGCCGGGCCACGCCATCGCGACGATCTCCCTCAAGCCGATCGGCGGCGTGCCGGGCGATGCGAGCGAGGCGCAGATGGACGCGCTGGCCGACCTGATGGACGCGTTCGGGATCGCGGAGATCCGCGTCAGCCATGAGCAGAACCTGGTGCTGCCGCATGTCCGCAAGAAGGACCTGCCGGCGATCTTCGCGCGGCTCAAAGAGCTGGACCTCGCGACGCCCAATGCGGGGCTGATCACCGACATCATCGCCTGCCCCGGGCTCGACTATTGCGACCTCGCCAATGCCCGCTCGATCCCGATCGCGCAGGATCTGTCGCGCAAATTCGCCGACCTGGCGCGCCAGCACGAGATCGGCGAGCTGAAGATCAAGATCAGCGGCTGCATCAATGCCTGCGGCCATCATCATGCGGGCCATATCGGCATATTGGGCGTCGACAAGAAGGGCGTGGAGTTCTACCAGCTGCAGCTCGGCGGCTCGGGCGCCGAGGACGCCAGCATCGGCGACATCCTGGGGCCGGGGTTCGGCGAACACGAGATCGCGGACGCGGTCGAGCGCGTGGTCGACCTCTACCTGACGCTGCGCGCGCCGGGCGAGCGCTTCCTCGACACCTACCGCCGCGTCGGCATGGAGCCGTTCAAGAACGTCGCTTACCGGGAACAGATGTATGCCGCTCATACGGGTTGACGCCGCGGGCGTGCCGCAGGCGGCGGAGGACGCGTTCGTCACGCTGGCCGACGACGCGGCGCTGCCGGCGGACGGCGGCGCCATCGTCTCCCTCACGCGTTTCCGGAACGAGCGCGAGCGCTTGCTGGCGCGCAATGCACCGATCGGCGTGCGGCTGAAGGCGGCGGAGAATCCGGAAAGCCTGGGCGCGGATGTGAGCCGGCTGTCGGTGGTGGCGCTGGAATTTCCCGCCTTCAACGACGGACGTGCGTTCTCCTGGGCGCGCATCCTGCGCACGCGGCTGGGCTTCACCGGTGAAGTGCGCGCGGTGGGGCATTTCATCTACGACCAGGTGAACTACCAGCGCCGCGTCGGGTTCGATGCGTGGGAGACGAGCCTCACGGTCGAACAGATTGCGCGCGCGTTCAGCGAGATGACGGACGTCTATCAGCCGAGCACGGACGGGAAGAAGACGATCCGGGAGCTGAGGGCGGGGCGGTAGGGCGTGCAAGCCTTTGCGCCCCCGCCTACCCGTGGTAGTATTACTTGCATTTCAGTTGGTAATACTCAATGAGCGCCGTGACCAGCAAAGGCCAGGTGACGATCCCCAAGCGGATCCGGGACGCCCTCGGGCTTAGCCCCGGAACGAAGGTCGAGTTCGGCATGGAAGAGCCGGGTCGCGCCTTTGTCCGTCCGGCCGGCAAGCCCAAGAAGGACGATTTCGAGAAACGGCTCGCCAAGGCGCGCAAGGGCTTCGACCTCGGCGGGCTGACGACGGATGCGTACATGAAGCTGCTTCGAGGCGATGACGAGTGATCCTCGTCGATACCAATGTCATCGTCGATGTTCTGTCCCAGGACCCTGCCTGGGAACCGCGCTCCAAATCGGCGCTCCGCATGGCCGCCGGCACCGACGCCATCGCCATAAACGACGTGATCTATGCCGAGTTGGCGCCGAGCTATGGCAACGTGGCCGAGCTTGATGCGGCACTTGACGCGCTGGGGATCGTTTCCGTCTCGATGCCGAGACGAGCTCTTTTCCTCGCCGGACATGCATTCACCGCCTATCGCCGCCGCGGCGGCGTCAAGACCGGCGTGCTGTCGGATTTCTTCATCGGCGCGCATGCGGCCGTGGAGAGGGCGGAGCTCCTTACCCGCGATCCTACCCATGTCACACGCTATTTCCCGACGGTGGCGGTAATTTCACCGTAAGAGATATTGCGCGCGTCTCTTCACGCCGCGGCCCCATTCAGGCACGCTACATCGTCACCTCCCCCTTGTGGGGAGGTCGAAAAATGCGGAGCATTTTTCGGGTGGGGCGGATGCGGACACGGATTCCACGAGCGGATCTTGAGCGTGCCCGCGGACACCGCGCATGGCCAACCGACGCCGAAGGCCTGCTGTGGTGGAGGCTGCGTGATCTCAACAGGCGTGGGTATCACTTCCGGCGGCAGGCGCCATTCCGTGGGTATGCGCTCGATTTTGCGGTGCACGGCGCCAAACTCGCCATCGAGCTGGACGGCAGCCAACATGGACTTTCCGAGCAGCGCGCGCATGCTGAGGTTCGGGGCCGCGTTGTCCACGCCGCCGGTGGTGACGACGCTGACCGAGCAGCTGCCGAAATATGTGCGCTCGGGCGTGGTGGCGACGGTCTATGCCTTCGCCATCGCGGTGTTCGGCGGCACGACGTCGCTCGTGCTCACCGCGCTGATCCGCCGGACGGGCGACCAGATGGTGCCGGCCTATTATTGGACGGGGATGTGATACCATGCATCATGCTCTCCCATCTCTCCCTCGGCGTCGCCGATCTGGACCGTGCCACCGCCTTTTATGAGGCGGTGCTCGCGCCGCTGGGGTTCGCGTGCGTCTGGCGCAACGCGCGCGGCAGCGGCTTCGGCGCGCCGGGCGGCGAGGACCGGCTGGCGCTGTTCGGGCGGGGCGCCGATGCCCGGGCGCCGGGCGCGGGTTTTCATCTGTGCTTCGCGGCCCCGACGCGCGCGAGCGTCGATGCGTTCCATGCCGCGGCGCTGGCTGCCGGCGGAACCGATGCGGGCGCGCCGGGCCCAAGGCCGCAATACGGCGCCGACTACTACGCGGCCTTCGCGATCGACCTCGACGGGCACAAGCTGGAAGCGAAGGTCGAGTAGCGGCGACGACGCTTCGTCACACTATAATCCTTGACCCCCTCCCCCCTTTGCCCCAAAGAACCCGCGACGAATTTTTTGAGGTGCCGGCATGAACGCACCCGTGAATCTCGACCCGATCCCACGCTTCGGCACGATCGAAAAAGCCATCGCCACGATGAAGCCGGGCGAGCCGGTCTATTGCATCTTCCCGGAGAAGTTCGGCGCCGCCGCGAAGCGCTTCCTCGACGGCTTTCCCGGCGACGCGCTGTTCGCGATCAAGGCCAATCCCGCGCCGCTGGTGCTCGACCAGGTGTGGGCCGCCGGCATCCGCCATTTCGACACCGCGTCGGTGCCGGAGATCGAGCTCGTCAAGAACCGCTATCCGGAGGCGCATTGCCACTTCATGGCACCGGTGCGCGCGGTGGGCGCGGCCAAGAAGGCGTTCGAGCAATACGGCGTCACCGATTATGTCGTCGATTGCGACTATGAGCTCGACAAGCTGCTGGCCGAGACCAAGCAGCCGAAGAAGCTGCGCATCTTCGTGCGTATCGCGACACCGCTGGGCGGCGCGGTGCTGGAGCTGTCGAGCAAGTTCGGCGTCACGCCCGCCGAAGCGGCACGCCTCCTGAAGCGGGTGCAGGAGGCGGGCGCGGCGCCCTGCATCACCTTCCATGTCGGCTCGCAATGCCTCTCGCCGTTCTCCTATGCGCAAGCCATCGAGATGGCGCGGCGCACCGCGCAGATCGCGGGCGTGGAGATCGCCGCGCTCGACATCGGCGGCGGCTTTCCCGGACCCTATCAGGGCGACGACGTGCCGCCCTATCACTGGTATTTCGACACCATCAAGGAAGCGCTCGAGACGCTGCCCAACCCGAAGATCCCGCTGATCTGCGAGCCCGGCCGCGCCCTGATCGCCGAGGGCCTGTCGCTGATCACCCAGGTGATCCTGCGCAAGGGCGACCGGCTTTATATCAACGACGGCGTCTATGGCTCGTTCGACGAGCTGACGCTGCCGGGCTGGAACGCGGATTATCCGGTGCGGGTCTTCACGCTCGACAACAAGAGCCGCGCCCTGCCGCTGCCCGGCGCGACCCTGCCGTTCCGCGTCTATGGCCCGACCTGCGATACGCTGGACGTGCTGCCGCGGCCGATCATGCTGCCGGCCAATATCGGACCGAACGATTTCATCGTGTTCGACTATATGGGCGCCTATTCGGTGGCGGTGCGCACGACGTTCAACGGCTTCTATCCCGACACCTGGGCGATCGTC
The nucleotide sequence above comes from Rhizomicrobium sp.. Encoded proteins:
- a CDS encoding BrnA antitoxin family protein; the encoded protein is MERKKNWPPKYGVPDEDSPEWTEEDFRLARPVREVMPELIEAAARLRKRLGRPKLERPKEHVTLRLDPVIVDSFKEDGPGWQGRINDALLKVVKRRKPAAAKRSRAK
- a CDS encoding BrnT family toxin, which codes for MYTREFEWDEAKRELSLLKHGLDFTEVTHLDWDNAIIRPDRRIDYGEARFQAFALWDGRLFQVTFTPRGSAIRIVSFRPANRKERKFYGA
- a CDS encoding ABC transporter permease, which translates into the protein MNAALKYGLPALLGIAVLALWQYGVRASGVSPLVLAAPSDIWAAFLANFDTLMGALWFTVKITVFAFVLATLAGVAMAVLFSQSRVVEYALYPYAVVLQVTPIVAIAPLLLIWFSYERTNEVLIVLAWIIAFFTILSNTLVGLRSADHNLIDLMTLYGASRWQILWRLRLPSALPYLLAAMKISGGLALIGAVTAEFVAGSGNDLGLGWIITLAGRANDTAEEFAALALLSTLGIAILFAMTGLEWLLLHRWHESAVKKQD
- a CDS encoding PaaI family thioesterase; translation: MTADTEHDAKPHALSATLGLEKIVDHGESGRAVIHYRARMDHCHSGGIVQGGFVTGWIDAAMAHLVMAQTRFEFSPLSLEIKVSFLQSASPGLIVAEAWAERLGRKTAFLEGRILNDKGEVLAKGSSTVRLVPMKRPG
- a CDS encoding MFS transporter, producing the protein MSDIAAAEPAPIKRRHVAAAVIGNALEFYDFTTYATFAAAIGHAFFPIGKGGLLDTEFGSLMLSLFTFGAGFLLRPIGGIVLGHYADRVGRRPAMLISFTMMGLAILALALIPSYSVIGLAAPILAVLARLTQGFALGGEVGPTTAYLVESAPAKRRGLYASWQSASQSIASMLGGTVGVVLSQTLSPQVLDTYGWRIAFLLGALTLPFGLYIRRSLPETLHASDHLPDPGSRAFLDGIRTHIRPIVLALFVLIGGTVATYVLNYMTTFAHTTLHMGQTQSFSATLVNGLVGLIASLAGGLLSDIYGRRLIMVGSRAIFLVLVYPVFLMIVDERSTFALLFGTAVLSILLNVSSGAFYVAFIEVLPKRVRGGIFATVYATAIGIFGGSTQLLITWLIKVTGNPMAPSWYLFVASFLSLVAMYLMVESAPVRVQTIAAPDPGLPPTA
- a CDS encoding type II toxin-antitoxin system VapC family toxin, encoding MLDSNTVIYARDGFEPVLEKFQQYDGSVKLSAIVLAELQRGFFKSGPEADSRRARLQGLLMTMPVLAFDANAARAYGRIIADCGWTRGRDFDRMIAAHAISAGATLVTDNTADFAAIPGLTLENWATP
- a CDS encoding AbrB/MazE/SpoVT family DNA-binding domain-containing protein; translated protein: MKTRYFKSGNSQAVRIPAELAFEGDSGELEITRAGDEILIRPAIGSLTEAVALLRRLPKPSTIELLERTEVPERDWD
- a CDS encoding DUF2849 domain-containing protein, with amino-acid sequence MAKVQDPQMLTANRLVDGDVLYWKDGGWVLALAEGQVFADPAQADAALAAAKGFVTGNVVVSPYLFDVKLVDGRVRPVKEREIIRAAGPTVRSDLGKQAGQFNV
- a CDS encoding nitrite/sulfite reductase, coding for MYRYDEFDARFVAERVAQFRGQVERRLKGELTEDEFKPLRLMNGLYLQLHAYMLRIAVPYGTLSARQMRMLAHVARTYDKGYGHFTTRQNIQFNWPKLVDVPDILADLATVEMHAIQTSGNCIRNVTADHFAGAAADEIEDPRPLAEIIRQWSSLHPEFVFLPRKFKIAVGGSPKDRAALKFHDLAVEIVRNDAGETGYRVLVGGGMGRTPYVAYTVSDFVPKPQILEFLEAVMRVYNQSGRRDNKYKARIKILANALGPDEMKAQVAREFEEIRKSGTLAVPAEELARIDAYFAPPAFETLSDEMPDGDADFRDWVKTNVHPHRAPGHAIATISLKPIGGVPGDASEAQMDALADLMDAFGIAEIRVSHEQNLVLPHVRKKDLPAIFARLKELDLATPNAGLITDIIACPGLDYCDLANARSIPIAQDLSRKFADLARQHEIGELKIKISGCINACGHHHAGHIGILGVDKKGVEFYQLQLGGSGAEDASIGDILGPGFGEHEIADAVERVVDLYLTLRAPGERFLDTYRRVGMEPFKNVAYREQMYAAHTG
- a CDS encoding DUF934 domain-containing protein, with the protein product MPLIRVDAAGVPQAAEDAFVTLADDAALPADGGAIVSLTRFRNERERLLARNAPIGVRLKAAENPESLGADVSRLSVVALEFPAFNDGRAFSWARILRTRLGFTGEVRAVGHFIYDQVNYQRRVGFDAWETSLTVEQIARAFSEMTDVYQPSTDGKKTIRELRAGR
- a CDS encoding AbrB/MazE/SpoVT family DNA-binding domain-containing protein, giving the protein MSAVTSKGQVTIPKRIRDALGLSPGTKVEFGMEEPGRAFVRPAGKPKKDDFEKRLAKARKGFDLGGLTTDAYMKLLRGDDE
- a CDS encoding type II toxin-antitoxin system VapC family toxin: MILVDTNVIVDVLSQDPAWEPRSKSALRMAAGTDAIAINDVIYAELAPSYGNVAELDAALDALGIVSVSMPRRALFLAGHAFTAYRRRGGVKTGVLSDFFIGAHAAVERAELLTRDPTHVTRYFPTVAVISP
- a CDS encoding VOC family protein, with product MLSHLSLGVADLDRATAFYEAVLAPLGFACVWRNARGSGFGAPGGEDRLALFGRGADARAPGAGFHLCFAAPTRASVDAFHAAALAAGGTDAGAPGPRPQYGADYYAAFAIDLDGHKLEAKVE